Proteins from one Hydrogenophaga sp. SL48 genomic window:
- a CDS encoding RNA polymerase sigma factor: MNTAQLSAFSTPPTGTVCWTEMVSHRSYLIRFARRKLHDPMLAEDLVHDVFEAVMSGCAAFSGRSALRSWLTGILKNKLVDLIRDRARYHEMDADTEDDEALQFECAAARPDELAEHRERLALTLARIEQLPQGLRDVMQWRVLHDEATEVVCERLAISQDSLFVRLHRARKLLN; encoded by the coding sequence ATGAACACCGCCCAGCTATCTGCCTTCTCCACACCCCCCACCGGCACCGTCTGCTGGACCGAGATGGTGAGCCACCGCAGCTACCTGATCCGGTTCGCCCGGCGCAAACTCCACGATCCGATGCTGGCCGAAGACCTGGTGCACGACGTGTTCGAGGCGGTGATGTCCGGGTGCGCGGCGTTTTCAGGCCGCAGCGCGCTGCGCAGCTGGCTCACCGGCATCCTCAAGAACAAGCTGGTGGATTTGATCAGGGACCGCGCCCGTTACCACGAGATGGACGCCGACACCGAAGACGACGAGGCCCTGCAGTTCGAATGCGCCGCCGCCCGCCCGGACGAACTCGCCGAGCACCGCGAGCGCCTGGCCTTGACCCTCGCTCGCATCGAACAATTGCCTCAAGGGCTGCGTGACGTGATGCAGTGGCGCGTGCTGCACGATGAAGCCACCGAGGTGGTGTGCGAGCGCTTGGCGATCAGCCAGGACAGCCTGTTCGTGCGCCTGCACCGGGCGCGCAAACTGTTGAATTGA
- a CDS encoding gamma-glutamyltransferase family protein, with protein MSMPHFSQAHRIAGRALTAVVIAVALAACSAPPASPWAYQPPMLPQQPESATGWSAKPGWAYPREAVAAANPLAADAGAQVLRAGGSAVDAAIAVQMVLTLVEPQSSGIGGGAFLLHHDGRRVQAYDGRETAPAAVDGNLFMGTDGQPLPFMEAVVGGRSVGTPGAVAMLALAHRHHGKLPWAKLFEPAITLAEQGFAVSPRLHGLLQAETALKSDPVAAAYFYRADGQPHPVGHVLKNPSLAAVLRDIAMQGPRALHEGPVARAIVAKAQQHPAQPGRLSLDDLRRYQPKEREALCFDHRALQRLLRVCGFPPPSSGAVAIGQIMGLLARTPQGAAPLSGEPGAEWLHSYMEASRLAFADRALHLADPDFVAPPAGRWDSLLDTRYLDERARLIGPQRAPQAPPGQPGGVASAHAPMPEQPEYGTSHISIVDRWGHALAMTTTIEAGFGARLMVTTDPSRPGGFLLNNQLTDFSFTPADAQGRPVANRVEPGKRPRSSMSPTLVFDKASGQLLMSTGSPGGALIIHFTAKTLLGTLGGGLSPQAAIDLPNFGTLGGPVMLEAGRFPASTVQALQQKGHTVSETPMPSGLQAIQRGVKDGRPVWLGGADPRREGVVAGD; from the coding sequence ATGTCCATGCCACATTTTTCACAGGCCCACCGGATCGCGGGCCGCGCCTTGACGGCGGTGGTCATCGCCGTCGCCCTGGCCGCGTGCAGCGCCCCACCGGCTTCCCCCTGGGCGTACCAGCCGCCCATGCTGCCTCAGCAACCCGAGTCGGCCACGGGCTGGAGCGCCAAACCCGGATGGGCCTACCCGCGCGAGGCGGTGGCCGCCGCGAATCCGCTGGCCGCCGACGCGGGCGCCCAGGTGCTGCGCGCGGGAGGCAGCGCGGTGGACGCCGCCATCGCCGTGCAGATGGTGCTCACGCTGGTGGAGCCGCAGTCCAGCGGCATCGGCGGCGGCGCCTTCCTGCTGCACCACGATGGCCGGCGCGTGCAGGCCTACGACGGCCGCGAGACCGCGCCTGCAGCGGTCGATGGCAACCTGTTCATGGGCACCGACGGCCAACCGTTGCCGTTCATGGAGGCGGTGGTCGGTGGTCGCTCGGTGGGCACCCCCGGCGCGGTGGCCATGCTGGCGCTGGCGCACCGGCATCACGGCAAGCTGCCCTGGGCGAAGCTGTTTGAACCGGCCATCACCCTCGCCGAGCAAGGTTTCGCCGTCAGCCCCCGGCTGCACGGCCTGCTGCAAGCCGAGACCGCGCTCAAGTCCGACCCGGTGGCCGCCGCCTATTTCTACCGCGCCGATGGGCAGCCCCACCCGGTGGGCCATGTGCTGAAGAACCCGTCGCTGGCGGCGGTGCTGCGCGACATCGCCATGCAGGGGCCGCGTGCGCTGCACGAGGGGCCGGTGGCGCGCGCCATTGTGGCCAAGGCGCAGCAACACCCCGCGCAACCGGGCCGCCTCTCGCTGGACGACCTGCGGCGCTACCAGCCCAAGGAACGCGAGGCGCTGTGCTTCGACCACCGGGCCCTGCAGCGCCTGCTGCGCGTCTGCGGCTTCCCGCCGCCCAGCTCGGGCGCGGTGGCCATTGGCCAGATCATGGGCCTGCTGGCGCGCACGCCGCAGGGCGCGGCGCCCCTGAGCGGTGAGCCGGGCGCGGAATGGCTGCACAGCTACATGGAGGCGTCGCGGCTGGCGTTTGCCGATCGCGCGCTGCACCTGGCCGACCCCGATTTCGTGGCGCCGCCCGCGGGCCGCTGGGACAGCCTGCTGGACACGCGCTACCTCGACGAGCGCGCCCGCCTGATCGGTCCGCAGCGGGCGCCACAAGCCCCGCCCGGCCAGCCCGGTGGGGTGGCCAGCGCGCACGCGCCCATGCCCGAACAGCCGGAATACGGCACCAGCCACATCAGCATCGTGGACCGCTGGGGCCACGCGCTGGCCATGACCACGACCATCGAGGCGGGCTTCGGCGCGCGCCTGATGGTCACGACCGACCCGTCGCGCCCTGGTGGCTTCCTGCTCAACAACCAGCTCACCGATTTCAGCTTCACCCCCGCCGACGCGCAGGGCCGACCCGTGGCCAACCGCGTGGAGCCAGGCAAACGGCCGCGTTCGTCGATGTCGCCCACGCTGGTGTTCGACAAGGCGAGCGGGCAACTGCTCATGAGCACCGGCAGCCCGGGCGGCGCGCTGATCATCCACTTCACGGCCAAGACCCTGCTGGGCACGCTCGGCGGTGGTCTGTCACCCCAGGCCGCCATCGACCTGCCCAACTTCGGCACGCTGGGCGGCCCGGTCATGCTGGAAGCCGGCCGCTTCCCGGCGAGCACCGTGCAGGCGCTGCAGCAGAAGGGTCACACGGTGAGCGAAACGCCGATGCCGAGCGGGCTGCAGGCGATCCAGCGTGGTGTGAAGGACGGCCGGCCGGTGTGGCTGGGCGGGGCCGATCCACGGCGCGAGGGGGTTGTGGCGGGGGATTGA
- a CDS encoding HAMP domain-containing sensor histidine kinase, with translation MKVRAKIALTIFLTGLFTVLGVVVAIVLAYERFEHESAYYRADAFLKRVVTQHNDLLGMRERFGGDFTDFLANLVLYEPDTQLYLLDTQGTVLSTTGTTPLPPGFKVRIGPVLEAAGDTPMPYVLGDDPEHMDKRVVIAARPLRFASIQPDRPVDGYLYLVCRPRVFGEGRMAALRSTLSQPAALMVLAVVALATLLATWATATLTRPLSRLTRSVGRVTQAGLDDMASTDPDGPGPSLDLPDAQGNDEFGQLARGIDAMLQTLRRQWSTLRRLDHFRREGVSNLSHDLRSPLTATTACLETLDARWAGDATRDDDRRLVAVALRNTQNAARLVQSLGDLARLDEPTFQLNAEVLDLGELLDDVVMRFAERARLQGIRLQVAEDPGAAQRPALAAVDIELFERAVANLVDNALKFSGRGSVIQLSAGRHTGEHGEVVRVRVSDNGSGMAAADIPHLFDRFYQSRSSVAPATGEGGKGLGLAIVKRIVDLHGGWLRVSSEPGRGTDVTLELPAA, from the coding sequence ATGAAGGTTCGCGCCAAGATCGCCCTCACGATCTTCCTCACGGGTCTGTTCACCGTGCTGGGCGTGGTGGTCGCCATCGTGCTGGCCTACGAGCGCTTCGAACACGAGTCGGCCTACTACCGGGCCGACGCCTTCCTGAAGCGCGTGGTCACGCAGCACAACGACCTGCTGGGCATGCGGGAGCGCTTTGGCGGGGACTTCACCGACTTCCTCGCCAACCTGGTGCTCTACGAACCCGACACCCAGCTCTACCTGCTGGACACCCAGGGCACCGTGCTCAGCACCACCGGCACCACCCCGCTGCCGCCGGGCTTCAAGGTGCGCATCGGCCCGGTGCTGGAGGCCGCGGGCGACACGCCCATGCCCTATGTGCTCGGCGACGACCCCGAGCACATGGACAAGCGCGTGGTCATCGCGGCGCGCCCCCTGCGGTTCGCCTCCATACAGCCCGACCGGCCGGTCGATGGTTACCTGTACCTGGTGTGCCGCCCCCGCGTGTTCGGGGAGGGGCGCATGGCGGCCTTGCGCAGCACGCTGTCGCAGCCCGCGGCGCTGATGGTGCTGGCGGTGGTGGCGCTCGCCACCCTGCTCGCCACCTGGGCCACCGCCACCCTCACGCGCCCGCTGTCGCGCCTCACACGATCGGTCGGCCGGGTCACGCAGGCCGGGCTCGACGACATGGCCTCGACCGACCCGGACGGGCCGGGCCCGTCGCTAGACCTGCCCGATGCCCAGGGCAACGATGAATTCGGGCAACTCGCGCGCGGCATCGACGCGATGCTCCAGACCTTGCGGCGGCAGTGGAGCACGCTGCGGCGCCTGGACCACTTCCGCCGCGAAGGCGTGAGCAACCTCTCGCACGATCTGCGCTCCCCGCTGACCGCCACCACCGCCTGCCTCGAAACCCTCGACGCCCGCTGGGCCGGCGACGCCACCCGCGACGACGACCGCCGGCTGGTCGCGGTGGCCCTGCGCAACACGCAGAACGCGGCCCGCCTCGTGCAGAGCCTGGGCGACCTGGCCCGCCTGGACGAACCGACGTTCCAGCTCAACGCCGAGGTGCTGGACCTGGGCGAGCTGCTGGACGACGTGGTCATGCGCTTTGCCGAGCGCGCGCGCCTTCAGGGCATCCGTCTGCAGGTGGCCGAAGACCCCGGCGCCGCACAGCGCCCCGCGCTCGCGGCGGTGGACATCGAACTGTTCGAGCGCGCGGTGGCCAACCTGGTGGACAACGCGCTCAAGTTCTCGGGCCGCGGCAGCGTGATCCAGCTGAGCGCCGGCCGCCACACCGGCGAACACGGCGAGGTGGTCAGGGTGCGGGTGAGCGACAACGGGTCGGGCATGGCGGCCGCAGACATTCCCCACCTCTTCGATCGCTTCTACCAGAGCCGGTCCAGTGTGGCACCCGCCACCGGCGAAGGCGGCAAAGGCCTGGGCCTGGCGATCGTGAAACGCATCGTCGACCTGCACGGCGGGTGGCTGCGCGTGTCCAGCGAACCAGGTCGTGGGACCGACGTCACCCTGGAACTTCCGGCCGCCTGA
- a CDS encoding GspE/PulE family protein has product MTLTITPGSDSGSFCAAPRALVQTLPQLINAQDTQRRRPIVGLSEALRQLHLLDEGILRELVAEDPDLLRSRSGDLVQRLLLTEDELHRALARVAGLVEIEVLGFEGDPKAFDLLPLRHAQALNVVPLGMANEQLYIASCAPTSDALRQQLRSLTGHSVALVWGSREAIERRLEVQERVERANHARHAPAVVDELWRKLAPPGAGSSQERVLVDDLVMQAMVELGSGAEAEQLASASESAGMVRLVNQMIAEAQRLHASDIHIETNPGEALTAIRFRRDGDLEPYLWLPAKLRGPLVSRIKIMARLDIAERRRPQDGKIDFSEFGGQALELRVAVMPTHDGLEDVVLRLLESAKPLPLSRLGLQPRDLETIAGFSQRSFGMVLAVGPTGSGKTTTLHSMLAEVNTAERKIWTAEDPIEITQPGLRQVQMNAKIGLTFASAMRSFLRADPDIIMIGEIRDAETAKIAIEASLTGHLVLSTLHTNNASESVVRLLDLGMDPMNFADSLLGLVAQRLVRALCPHCASTSALDDTSWTALLEEYREGSSLGLPQAQARLLDAAGVATPGEVRVRHAVGCEHCGGKGYKGRMGVYEILQNSREIKRLIQNRARPGEIFDTAVNEGMRSLRHDALEKVVQGRIDLKQARLAYR; this is encoded by the coding sequence ATGACCCTCACCATCACGCCCGGCTCCGACTCGGGGTCTTTCTGCGCCGCACCGCGTGCGCTGGTGCAGACCCTGCCGCAGCTGATCAACGCACAGGACACCCAGCGCCGGCGGCCGATCGTGGGTTTGAGCGAAGCCTTGCGTCAACTGCACCTGCTGGACGAGGGCATCCTGCGCGAGCTGGTGGCCGAAGACCCGGACCTGCTGCGCTCGCGCTCGGGCGACCTGGTGCAGCGCCTCCTGCTGACCGAAGACGAACTGCACCGCGCGCTGGCGCGGGTGGCGGGGCTGGTGGAGATCGAGGTGCTGGGGTTTGAGGGGGACCCCAAGGCCTTCGACCTGCTGCCGCTGCGCCACGCGCAGGCGCTGAACGTGGTGCCGCTGGGCATGGCCAACGAGCAGCTGTACATCGCGTCGTGTGCGCCCACGAGCGACGCCTTGCGCCAGCAGCTGCGCAGCCTGACCGGCCACTCGGTGGCGCTGGTCTGGGGCAGCCGCGAGGCCATCGAGCGGCGGCTGGAGGTGCAGGAGCGCGTGGAACGCGCGAACCACGCTCGCCACGCACCGGCCGTCGTCGACGAGCTGTGGCGCAAGCTGGCGCCGCCAGGCGCGGGCAGCTCCCAGGAACGGGTGCTCGTGGACGACCTGGTGATGCAGGCGATGGTGGAGCTGGGCAGCGGCGCCGAGGCCGAGCAGCTCGCCTCGGCCAGCGAGTCGGCCGGCATGGTGCGCCTGGTCAATCAGATGATCGCCGAGGCGCAGCGCCTGCACGCCTCCGACATCCACATCGAGACCAACCCGGGCGAGGCGCTGACGGCGATCCGGTTCCGGCGCGACGGCGATCTGGAGCCCTACCTGTGGCTGCCGGCGAAGCTGCGCGGCCCGCTGGTCTCGCGCATCAAGATCATGGCGCGGCTGGACATCGCCGAGCGACGCCGCCCGCAGGACGGCAAGATCGATTTCTCCGAATTCGGCGGCCAGGCGCTGGAGCTGCGCGTGGCGGTGATGCCGACCCACGACGGGCTGGAAGACGTGGTGCTGCGCCTGCTCGAATCGGCCAAGCCGCTGCCACTCTCGCGGCTGGGCCTGCAGCCGCGCGACCTGGAGACCATTGCGGGCTTCTCGCAGCGCAGCTTTGGCATGGTGCTCGCCGTGGGGCCGACCGGCTCGGGAAAAACCACCACACTGCACTCCATGCTGGCCGAGGTGAACACCGCCGAGCGCAAGATCTGGACCGCCGAAGACCCGATCGAGATCACCCAGCCCGGGCTGCGGCAGGTGCAGATGAACGCCAAGATCGGGCTGACCTTCGCGAGCGCCATGCGCAGCTTCCTGCGCGCCGACCCGGACATCATCATGATCGGCGAGATCCGCGATGCCGAGACCGCGAAGATCGCCATCGAGGCCTCGCTCACCGGCCACCTCGTGCTCTCGACCCTGCACACCAACAACGCCAGCGAAAGCGTGGTGCGCCTGCTGGACCTGGGCATGGACCCGATGAACTTCGCCGATTCGCTGCTGGGGCTGGTGGCGCAGCGGCTGGTGCGCGCCCTGTGCCCACATTGCGCAAGCACGAGCGCGCTCGACGACACGTCCTGGACGGCGCTGCTGGAGGAGTACCGCGAGGGCAGCAGCCTCGGCCTGCCGCAGGCCCAGGCCCGGCTGCTGGACGCCGCGGGCGTGGCCACCCCCGGCGAGGTGCGGGTTCGCCACGCGGTGGGCTGCGAGCATTGCGGCGGCAAGGGCTACAAGGGGCGCATGGGCGTCTACGAGATCCTGCAGAACAGCCGGGAGATCAAGCGGCTGATCCAGAACCGCGCACGGCCTGGCGAGATCTTCGACACCGCCGTGAACGAGGGCATGCGCAGCCTGCGCCACGACGCGCTGGAGAAGGTGGTGCAGGGCCGCATCGACCTCAAGCAGGCCCGGCTGGCCTACCGCTGA
- a CDS encoding 3-hydroxyacyl-CoA dehydrogenase, producing MDIQGKVFIVTGGASGLGEGTARMLAANGGTVVIADMQAEKGEAVAQEIGGAFVKCDVSSEADGQAVVAKAVSMGKLMGLVNCAGIAPAEKTVGKNGAHSLAVYTKTIMVNLVGSFNMIRLASEAMCKNEPEATGERGVMISTASVAAYDGQIGQAAYAASKGGVVGMTLPIARDLSRNGIRNMTIAPGIFGTPMLFGMPQEVQDALAASVPFPSRLGTPQDYAKLAKHIIENDMLNGEVIRLDGAIRLAPR from the coding sequence ATGGACATTCAAGGCAAGGTTTTCATCGTCACCGGCGGCGCATCGGGCCTGGGCGAAGGCACGGCGCGCATGCTGGCTGCGAACGGCGGCACGGTCGTCATCGCCGACATGCAGGCTGAAAAAGGCGAAGCTGTCGCCCAAGAGATCGGCGGCGCTTTCGTCAAATGCGACGTCAGCAGCGAAGCCGACGGCCAGGCCGTGGTCGCCAAGGCGGTCTCGATGGGCAAGCTCATGGGCCTGGTCAACTGCGCCGGCATCGCGCCGGCCGAAAAGACCGTGGGCAAAAACGGCGCGCACTCGCTGGCCGTGTACACCAAGACCATCATGGTCAACCTGGTCGGCAGCTTCAACATGATCCGTCTCGCCTCGGAAGCCATGTGCAAGAACGAACCCGAAGCCACCGGCGAGCGCGGCGTGATGATCAGCACCGCCAGCGTGGCGGCCTACGACGGCCAGATCGGCCAGGCCGCCTACGCGGCCAGCAAAGGCGGCGTGGTCGGCATGACGCTGCCCATCGCGCGCGACCTGTCGCGCAACGGCATCCGCAACATGACCATCGCCCCCGGCATCTTCGGCACGCCCATGCTGTTCGGCATGCCGCAGGAAGTGCAGGACGCCCTGGCCGCCAGCGTGCCCTTCCCCAGCCGCCTGGGCACGCCGCAGGACTATGCCAAGCTGGCGAAACACATCATCGAAAACGACATGCTCAACGGCGAGGTGATCCGCCTCGATGGCGCGATCCGCCTGGCGCCGCGCTGA
- a CDS encoding acyl-CoA synthetase produces MTSIYDQDLPRNEANFTPISPLSFVERTAEVYPDRLAVVHGALRQTWSQTYTRARQLASALQKAGIGKNDTVAVMLPNTPPMVEAHFGVPMAGAVLNALNTRLDPEAIAFMLDHGEAKAVIVDPEFAGTLAKALKLRQASTPLLLIDVEDALFTGESQPVGSTTYEAFIAGGDPAFAWRLPADEWDAIALNYTSGTTGNPKGVVYHHRGAATNAISNVLEWDMPKHAVYLWTLPMFHCNGWCFPWTVAARAGVNVCLRRVDPQAIFDAMRDHGVTHYCGAPIVHGLLVNAPASMKEGVPAGIKAMVAGAAPPASMIEGMEQMGFDLTHVYGLTEVYGPATVCAKHEAWDALDIGERARLNARQGVRYHLQRDVRALNPETMLPVPLDGETMGEIMFKGNIAMKGYLKNPKATAEAFAGGWFHSGDLAVQYPDGYFKIKDRSKDIIISGGENISSIEVEDVLYRHPDVLAAAVVARPDAKWGETPCAFVELKFGVHTTPEDIVAHCKKHLAGFKVPRFVVFGELPKTSTGKIQKFELRKRAGSAAAIDV; encoded by the coding sequence ATGACGAGCATCTACGACCAGGACCTGCCCCGCAACGAGGCCAACTTCACCCCGATCTCGCCGCTGTCGTTCGTCGAGCGCACCGCCGAGGTCTACCCCGACCGGCTGGCCGTCGTGCATGGCGCGTTGCGCCAGACCTGGAGCCAGACCTACACCCGCGCGCGCCAGCTCGCCAGTGCGTTGCAAAAGGCCGGTATCGGCAAGAACGACACGGTGGCCGTGATGCTGCCCAACACGCCGCCCATGGTCGAAGCGCACTTCGGTGTGCCCATGGCGGGCGCGGTGCTGAACGCGCTGAACACCCGGCTCGACCCGGAAGCCATCGCCTTCATGCTCGACCACGGCGAGGCCAAGGCGGTGATCGTGGACCCGGAATTCGCCGGCACCCTGGCCAAGGCGCTCAAGCTGCGCCAGGCCAGCACGCCGCTGCTGCTGATCGACGTGGAAGACGCGCTCTTCACCGGTGAATCCCAGCCCGTGGGCAGCACCACCTACGAGGCCTTCATCGCTGGCGGCGACCCGGCCTTTGCCTGGCGCCTGCCCGCCGACGAGTGGGACGCCATCGCGCTCAACTACACCAGCGGCACCACCGGCAACCCCAAGGGCGTGGTCTACCACCACCGTGGCGCGGCGACGAATGCGATCAGCAACGTGCTGGAGTGGGACATGCCCAAGCACGCGGTCTACCTCTGGACACTGCCCATGTTCCACTGCAACGGCTGGTGTTTCCCGTGGACGGTCGCGGCGCGCGCGGGGGTGAACGTGTGCCTGCGCCGCGTGGACCCGCAGGCGATCTTCGACGCAATGCGCGACCACGGCGTGACGCACTACTGCGGCGCCCCCATCGTGCACGGCCTGCTGGTCAATGCACCGGCCTCGATGAAAGAAGGCGTGCCCGCTGGCATCAAGGCCATGGTGGCCGGTGCGGCGCCACCGGCCTCGATGATCGAGGGCATGGAACAGATGGGCTTTGACCTCACCCATGTCTACGGCCTCACCGAGGTCTACGGCCCGGCCACGGTCTGCGCCAAACACGAGGCCTGGGACGCGCTGGACATCGGCGAGCGGGCCCGCCTCAACGCGCGCCAGGGCGTGCGCTACCACCTGCAGCGCGACGTGCGGGCGCTGAATCCCGAGACCATGTTGCCGGTGCCGCTGGACGGCGAGACCATGGGCGAGATCATGTTCAAGGGCAACATCGCCATGAAGGGTTACCTGAAGAACCCGAAGGCGACGGCGGAGGCGTTTGCCGGCGGCTGGTTCCACAGCGGCGATCTGGCGGTGCAGTACCCCGACGGCTATTTCAAGATCAAGGACCGCAGCAAGGACATCATCATCTCGGGCGGCGAGAACATCTCGTCGATCGAGGTGGAGGACGTGTTGTACCGCCACCCGGACGTGCTGGCCGCGGCGGTGGTGGCGCGGCCCGACGCCAAGTGGGGCGAGACGCCGTGTGCGTTTGTGGAGCTGAAGTTCGGCGTGCACACCACGCCCGAAGACATCGTGGCGCATTGCAAGAAACACCTGGCCGGGTTCAAGGTGCCGCGTTTTGTGGTGTTCGGTGAACTGCCCAAGACGAGCACCGGGAAGATCCAGAAGTTTGAGTTGCGCAAGCGGGCGGGGTCGGCGGCGGCCATCGACGTTTGA
- a CDS encoding extracellular solute-binding protein: MKKLASLTLILAASAAALNAQAQDKVLNLYSARHYQTDEAMYDNFTKTTGIKINRVDADDAGIVARLRAEGAASPADVILLVDAARMASADSQGLFQPFKSAKLDAAIPANLRADATKDGVTWTGFSTRARVIVYDPLRVKAADVATYEQLADPKLKGLVCTRSGSHPYNLSLFSTVVERLGDAKGEAWLKGVVDNMARAPKGGDTDQIKAVASGECGVALTNTYYLARLIKSDKPDERSAMEKVRVVFPNQGTSGTHVNIAGAAMAKHAKNRDNAIVFMEYLASPFAQDYFANGNNEFPAAKGLKIANPAITAMGGDNFKAEQIPLGVVAKNMTKVQQMMDRVGYK, translated from the coding sequence ATGAAAAAGCTTGCTTCCCTCACGCTGATCCTGGCCGCCAGCGCCGCCGCCCTGAACGCCCAGGCCCAGGACAAGGTGCTCAACCTCTACTCGGCCCGCCACTACCAGACCGACGAGGCGATGTACGACAACTTCACCAAGACCACCGGCATCAAGATCAACCGGGTGGATGCGGACGACGCCGGCATCGTGGCGCGCCTGCGCGCCGAGGGCGCTGCTTCGCCGGCCGACGTGATCCTGCTGGTGGACGCCGCGCGCATGGCCTCGGCCGACAGCCAGGGCCTGTTCCAGCCGTTCAAGTCCGCCAAGCTGGACGCGGCCATTCCCGCCAACCTGCGCGCCGACGCCACCAAGGACGGTGTGACCTGGACCGGTTTCTCGACCCGCGCCCGCGTGATCGTGTACGACCCGCTGCGCGTCAAGGCCGCCGACGTGGCCACCTATGAGCAGCTCGCCGACCCCAAGCTCAAGGGCCTGGTCTGCACGCGCTCGGGCTCGCACCCCTACAACCTGTCGCTCTTCTCCACCGTGGTCGAGCGCCTGGGCGACGCTAAGGGCGAGGCCTGGCTCAAAGGCGTGGTGGACAACATGGCACGCGCACCCAAGGGCGGCGACACCGACCAGATCAAGGCCGTGGCCTCGGGCGAATGTGGCGTGGCGCTGACCAACACCTACTACCTGGCGCGCCTGATCAAGTCAGACAAACCGGACGAGCGCTCGGCCATGGAGAAGGTGCGCGTGGTGTTCCCGAACCAGGGCACCAGCGGCACGCACGTCAACATCGCCGGCGCGGCCATGGCCAAACACGCCAAGAACCGCGACAACGCCATCGTCTTCATGGAGTACCTGGCCAGCCCCTTCGCCCAGGACTACTTCGCCAACGGCAACAACGAGTTCCCTGCCGCCAAGGGCCTGAAGATCGCCAACCCGGCCATCACGGCCATGGGCGGCGACAACTTCAAGGCCGAGCAGATCCCGCTGGGCGTGGTCGCGAAGAACATGACCAAGGTGCAGCAGATGATGGACCGGGTTGGGTACAAGTAA
- a CDS encoding response regulator transcription factor translates to MNAMKQILIAEDQTDIRDLLALNLRGAGYGVSETRDGPSALALQTEAGHDLLVLDLMMPGLDGLEVCKTLRSRGDHTPILMLTAKSTELDRVLGLELGADDYLTKPFSIAELLARVKALLRRSELLRAAQAAQSLAADAGAPLVNGELEIHPVKRLARVRGMNLDFTALEFDLLLHFAQHPGHVFSRGQLLNAVWGYTHDGYEHTVTTHINRLRAKLEADPLRPDFILTVRGAGYKMRERPSR, encoded by the coding sequence ATGAATGCCATGAAGCAGATCCTGATCGCCGAGGACCAGACCGACATCCGGGACCTGCTCGCCCTGAACCTGCGCGGTGCCGGCTATGGCGTGAGCGAAACCCGCGACGGGCCGTCGGCGCTGGCGCTGCAGACCGAGGCTGGACACGACCTGCTGGTGCTCGACCTGATGATGCCGGGCCTGGACGGGCTGGAGGTGTGCAAGACCTTGCGCTCGCGCGGTGACCACACGCCCATCCTGATGCTCACCGCCAAGTCCACCGAGCTCGACCGGGTGCTGGGCCTGGAACTGGGCGCCGACGACTACCTCACCAAACCCTTTTCCATCGCCGAGCTGCTGGCCCGCGTCAAGGCGCTGCTGCGGCGCTCGGAGCTGCTGCGCGCGGCGCAGGCGGCCCAGAGCCTGGCCGCGGATGCTGGCGCCCCACTGGTCAACGGCGAGCTGGAGATCCACCCTGTCAAGCGCCTGGCCCGGGTGCGCGGCATGAACCTCGATTTCACGGCGCTGGAGTTCGATCTGTTGCTGCATTTCGCCCAGCACCCCGGCCACGTGTTCTCGCGCGGGCAGCTGCTCAACGCCGTCTGGGGCTACACGCACGACGGCTACGAACACACGGTGACGACCCACATCAACCGCCTGCGCGCCAAGCTGGAAGCCGACCCGCTGCGCCCGGACTTCATCCTCACGGTGCGCGGCGCGGGCTACAAGATGCGCGAACGCCCGTCGCGCTGA